A part of Aegilops tauschii subsp. strangulata cultivar AL8/78 chromosome 2, Aet v6.0, whole genome shotgun sequence genomic DNA contains:
- the LOC109781063 gene encoding mitochondrial inner membrane protease ATP23 has translation MAAAAGDGGSVPPKTPIAEAPPASRPHVTRNAMPWERCVAGVQLALKDPKVVFLREQIEKAGCTVWPTFFRAAICTSSGNYASGVGVQVCCNHMRRQDEITQVIIHELVHVYDDCVVKNIDWKNCAHQACSEIRANHLSGNCHYKRELMKGFLKIKGHEPECVKRRALLSVKNNPHCSEKAAEAAVEKVWDMCYNDPRPFDKAL, from the exons ATGGCGGCCGCCGCAGGCGACGGCGGCAGCGTCCCGCCGAAGACCCCAATAGCGGAGGCGCCTCCCGCTTCTCGTCCGCACGTGACCCGCAATGCCATGCCGTGGGAGAGGTGCGTCGCCGGCGTCCAATTGGCTCTCAAAG ATCCGAAGGTGGTGTTCCTGAGGGAGCAGATCGAGAAAGCCGGGTGCACCGTATGGCCGACGTTTTTCCGGGCGGCCATCTGCACGTCCAGCGGGAACTACGCAAGCGGCGTCGGG GTACAAGTTTGCTGTAATCACATGCGAAGGCAAGATGAGATAACTCAGGTCATAATTCATGAGTTAGTACATGTTTATGATGACTGTGTTGTCAAGAACATCGACTGGAAAAACTGCGCTCACCAGGCTTGCTCTGAG ATTCGAGCTAATCATCTTAGTGGCAATTGCCATTACAAACGTGAACTGATGAAAGGCTTCCTGAAGATAAAGGGGCATGAGCCA GAATGTGTCAAAAGACGTGCACTGCTTTCTGTCAAGAACAACCCGCACTGTTCAGAAAAAGCTGCAGAAGCTGCAGTTGAGAAGGTGTGGGATATGTGCTACAACGACCCACGCCCGTTTGATAAGGCTCTATGA